The DNA sequence CCGACTCACACGGAACCAGTTCGATCTCTCCGAGGCCGTCCGCACCGCGCTCGGCTCGTCGATCTCGGCGAGCAGCGCCACTCCGCAAGGCGTGCTCCCGGTCATCACCTTGGCCCCGCAGCTCGAGCAGGCCCTGCTCGGCAGCCTGCGTGAGGGCCCGAACGGCTACGAGTTCGTGCTGGCCCCAGACGAGATCGGACGGCTGGTCAACAACTTCCGCACGCAGATGCACGCCGCCGAACAGTCCGGGCTGATGCCCGTGATCCTCACCTCGAAACCCCTGCGTCGGCCCCTGCGTCGACTGCTCGCCCTGACCGACCTCGACCCGACCGTGCTGGCCATCGACGAACTCGGCAGCCATCTCCGCATCGAAACCCTGGGAACCGTGAACCATGACAACACAGCAGCGCTACACCGGGCCTGAGCTGAGCGCCCTCCTTCGCGAGGTGCGCGCCGAACTCGGCGATCAGGCCACCATCCACGAAGCCAACCGGATTCGCACCGGTGGCATCGGCGGGTTCTTCCGCAAGGAAGGGTTCGAGGTGCTGGCTTCACCTCCGGCCTCGGGGCGTCGCAGCGAGAGCTCCAGTGCCGGGTTTGTCGGCCGTCCGCGGACCAGTGGCGAGGGAGCGATCGCGATGGGCGCCGGCACCGGACACCTCGCGGTGAGCGAATCGCTCGAAGCCGACGAGGAACTGATCGCCAAGCTGACCGCGGCCATGGCGTCCGAGCAGGCCTGGATCGACGCCATCGGGGCGAGCGCCACGCTTCCTCCCCCGGTGATCGAGAAGCGGCCGGTGCGCCGGTTCGGACCCGAGGACCTTGCTCCCATCAGCGACGAACTCGATCGCATCGCACCGGCCACGACCCTGCTCGACGACCCACAGCCACAAGTGGGCTGGAGCCCCGAGGCTGCGACCCCTGGCCAGGCCCTCCTCGAGCGAGCCGACGCCGTCTCGGCACACGAGCGTGTCGGTCAACTGTTGGAAGGTGCACGCGGCTTGATCGATGACGCGACGATCAGCGACCGCACTCGCACCTTCCACCGTGCGGCGCAACCGCTTGCCGCCGAACGGCCGAAGCCGACGACCTCGACACTGCCGGTCACCCAGCCGATTGCTCCGACGGTCAACCCGCCGGCTGCAGCGAATGCCAGCGAGTCGGCGACACCGCCGAAACGATCAACCGCCATGGTCAGCGAGACTGCCGCTACCGACACCACGGACGACGCCACCGATTTCTGGGCCGACCTCGCCCGCCTCGAGACCATGCTTCCGATCCGCCCGACGACCCAGGCCAGCGTGCAACTGCTGGTCGGTCCGCTCGACCTCGCCCTCCCGCTCGCGACCCGCTTTGCGAGCGACGCATCGATCGAACTGTCGGTCTTCACCGAAGAGGTCGAACTCCCCGGACTCGAGGAGCACCAGCTGGCCGACAGCAGCCACGATCTCCATCGACGGTTGCTCGATCGCGCCGACACCGACGCTCGGGCCATCGGTGTCATCGAGGCCGACGACGCCCGCCGCTCGCCGGGTGCCTCATTGGACACCATGCTGACGCCACGACTGCTCGCCATGATCGATCGGGTGTGCGATGCGGGCGCGGTACACCTCGTGCGACTCACCCTGCGCTCGTTGGGTCCCATCGACGAACTGCAGCAGCTGCTCGGCTCCTTCGCCGTTCCGTGCGCCATCGATCTCGGGACGGCACCGAGCGCGGCCGACCTCGACGCCGCCCTCGATGCCCAGCTCCCGATCATCTCGGTGGCCGGACGCCAGCTCACGCCGTCGCTCGCCATGGCGCTGAAGCAGCGCTGAGTCGACCATGGCTGCCGACTCGTCCTCCGGACTGCCCGACGGCGCCGCCGAAGGCGTCGTCTCGACCAATCTTCGCCAGCGCGCCACGGCGATCCAGGTCATCGGCGCGCCCGAGGTCGACCGGTCGGCGCAGCGCCAGCAACGCCTCGGAGCCTCGCTCCTCCTGGCGTTGGCGCTCGGCTGGGATTCCCTGATGGTCGCCGCTAACTCGACCGGCCCATTCCATCTGGCCATCGGCCGGTTCCTGCTGATCTTCGCCGTCACGGTCGGGACGATCCGCGCCCTCGGCAACATGTATGACCGGTACCTCGATGATGCCGACCTCCAGGACAAACTTGCCCGCGCCGCCCGCCACCGCGCCGACGCTTCGACAAACCTCGACACCGACCAACCCGCAACCTGAGCTGACGAAGGACTAGGGTCACAGCGATGCAGATCTCCTCCACCCGATTCGGCGACTTCGAGGTCCCCGACGACCGGGCCATCTCGATTCCCGACGGTCTCCTCGGTCTTCCCGACTCCACGAACTACGTCGTGGTCGAGATCGACGACGAATCGCCGTACTTCTGGGTACAGAGCGCCGACCAGGCCGAGCTGGCGTTCCTTGCCACCACGCCGTGGCTGTTCTACCCCGACTACGAGTTCGAGATCGATGATGCCGTCCAGGCCGAGCTCGAGGTCGAGACCATCGAAGACGTCCAGGTCGTCGTACTGCTCACCGTCCACCGTGACGGCGACGACGTCACTGCCCTCACCGCCAACCTGCTCGGTCCGATCGTGGTGAACACCGAGTCGCGGATCGGCAAGCAGCTCGTGCTGGACTCGTCCCCCTATTCCACCCAGGAAGCGCTGGTCTCGTAGATGCTCGTCCTCAGCCGTCGCCAGAACCAGTCCATCGTCATCGGGTCCAACATCGTCGTACGCGTCATCGAGATCCGCGGCGACCACGTCCGTCTCGGTATCGAGGCCCCCCGGTCCATCACGGTGCACCGCGAAGAGGTGGCGCGCGAAATCGCCGCTGCCAACCTGGCGGCGGCCGCGAACACGGGCGCCGTCGACTTCGGCAAGCTGCCACTGCCCAAGCCTCGCAGCTGACGTTCCCGCCCCTGGTCCGCCCTCGCGGGATCGGACCGATCAGGTGGTGTGCGCTCGAAGCCGACCCAGGGTGTTGAGGCACACGGTGGCGATGCCGAGCATCGAGTCGGGATCGATCGGCCCGAAGCTACGAGAGTCGGTGCCGACATCGGCGTTGTCGCTCCTCACCACGAGCTGACCCGAGGGCAGGACCGAATCGAGCCGCTTCACGAGCACCGTGTCGCGCACCGGATCCGGGTGGGCGACCACCACGATGTCGCCGTACGATGGTCGGCCGGCAACGATCAGGAGATGGTCGCCGTCGCTCAGCGTCGGCTCCATCGAACGGCCCGTGACGCGAACTCGCCGCCGGTTCCCTCGGGCCCAGGCCACGAGTTCACCGACGGCGAAGACGGATCCCATTCGGACCGAGCGGGAGGTGACCGCTCGAACGATGATCAGGAGGCGGTGTACCACGGGACCTCGCGTCCCTTGCTCTCCCAGAACATGTTGTGGATGTTCTCGATCTGCTTCAGCAGCTCTTCGGCTGCCGCGACGTCGATGGTGGTCTTGCAGGTTGAGCACTGCTTCTCGACGTTCCAGAAGGTGGTGTGGAGGTCGGGGTAGGCCTCGAGGTGGTTCGGCTTGAAGTAGTCGGTCCACAGCACGGCGAGCTCGTGCTTGGCCAGCTCGGCCTGCTCTTCCTTGATGGCGATGTAGCGGGACTTGGTGTTCTCGGCGGCCAGGTCGCCACCGTCGCCGAGGTCGACGAGCTTCTTGGTCATGGACAGGACGGCTTCGGCCGCGATGCGGGCCGAAGCGGGGTCGTACACACCGCAAGGGCCATCGCAGTGAGCCTCGACGGTGAGAGCGGCAGATCGACGATCGAGGAGGTCGAGGAGGCGACTGAACATGGTGGATGCTCCTAAGGAGGTAGGCGGTGTTGTGGGCCGAGGCTAGCCGGTCCGGCTCGCGGACCGGAAGCCAAGGACAGACTAGGGTCTGCCCATGTCCGACGGTCGCGAAACGCCTGATGCCGACACCAGAGGCGATTCCGACCCGCACGCCCGCTCGGTGGTCGACGCCGCCCATTCGATGCTCGCCGCCGA is a window from the Acidimicrobiales bacterium genome containing:
- the csrA gene encoding carbon storage regulator CsrA yields the protein MLVLSRRQNQSIVIGSNIVVRVIEIRGDHVRLGIEAPRSITVHREEVAREIAAANLAAAANTGAVDFGKLPLPKPRS
- a CDS encoding S26 family signal peptidase — translated: MVHRLLIIVRAVTSRSVRMGSVFAVGELVAWARGNRRRVRVTGRSMEPTLSDGDHLLIVAGRPSYGDIVVVAHPDPVRDTVLVKRLDSVLPSGQLVVRSDNADVGTDSRSFGPIDPDSMLGIATVCLNTLGRLRAHTT
- the sodN gene encoding superoxide dismutase, Ni, which encodes MFSRLLDLLDRRSAALTVEAHCDGPCGVYDPASARIAAEAVLSMTKKLVDLGDGGDLAAENTKSRYIAIKEEQAELAKHELAVLWTDYFKPNHLEAYPDLHTTFWNVEKQCSTCKTTIDVAAAEELLKQIENIHNMFWESKGREVPWYTAS
- a CDS encoding flagellar assembly protein FliW; protein product: MQISSTRFGDFEVPDDRAISIPDGLLGLPDSTNYVVVEIDDESPYFWVQSADQAELAFLATTPWLFYPDYEFEIDDAVQAELEVETIEDVQVVVLLTVHRDGDDVTALTANLLGPIVVNTESRIGKQLVLDSSPYSTQEALVS